In Populus trichocarpa isolate Nisqually-1 chromosome 12, P.trichocarpa_v4.1, whole genome shotgun sequence, a genomic segment contains:
- the LOC7496421 gene encoding scarecrow-like protein 18, with amino-acid sequence MLGSWSQLQTQSQLMSSSNSHDRHQEEETPGPPTAFHMRQLLVSCADLISQSDYSAAKRFFSILSSNSSPYGDSTERLVHQFIRALSLRLNGHGISTSTAPAAHVFNINNMVTSRPCGTNDKMLISYEADQETLRSCYLSLNKITPFIRFCHLTANQAILEAIQVGQQAIHIIDFDIMHGVQWPPLMQALAERSNNTLHPPPMLRITGTGHDLNVLHRTGDRLLKFAQSLGLRFHFHPLLLLNNDPTSLAHYLPSAITLLPDEALAVNCVSYLHRFLKDDSRELLLFLHKIKALNPKVVTVAEREANHNHPLFLQRFLEALDHYTALFDSLEATLPPNSRERLAVEQIWFGREIMDIVAAEGEGRRERHQRFETWEMMLKSVGFIKVPLSPFALSQAKLLLRLHYPSDGYQLQILNNSFFLGWRNHSLFSVSSWN; translated from the coding sequence ATGCTTGGCTCCTGGTCACAGTTGCAGACACAGTCACAGCTGATGAGTTCATCAAATTCCCATGATCGACATCAAGAAGAAGAGACTCCAGGGCCACCAACAGCATTTCATATGCGTCAATTGCTAGTCAGTTGTGCAGACCTCATCTCTCAATCTGACTACTCCGCCGCTAAACGGTTCTTCTCCATTTTGTCTTCCAACTCTTCTCCTTATGGTGACTCCACCGAGAGGTTGGTTCATCAATTTATTCGAGCCCTTTCTCTCCGCCTCAATGGCCATGGAATCTCTACAAGTACTGCTCCTGCTGCTCATGTTTTCAATATCAACAACATGGTTACTTCCCGTCCTTGTGGGACTAATGATAAGATGTTGATCAGCTATGAGGCGGATCAGGAGACTCTTCGGTCTTGCTATTTGTCCTTGAATAAGATCACCCCATTCATAAGATTCTGCCATCTAACAGCAAATCAGGCTATTTTGGAAGCAATACAAGTAGGGCAGCAAGCTATTCACATCATAGACTTTGATATCATGCATGGGGTGCAATGGCCTCCATTGATGCAAGCTTTGGCTGAGCGATCTAACAATACTCTTCATCCTCCTCCTATGCTTCGAATCACTGGAACTGGCCATGATTTGAACGTCCTCCACAGGACAGGAGACCGCCTTTTGAAATTTGCTCAGTCTCTGGGCCTCAGGTTCCACTTCCATCCTCTTCTTCTACTCAACAATGACCCTACCTCACTTGCCCACTATCTCCCCTCAGCAATTACTCTTCTCCCAGATGAAGCTCTGGCCGTGAACTGCGTTTCGTATCTTCACAGGTTCCTTAAGGATGATTCTCGTGAACTGCTCCTTTTTCTCCATAAAATCAAGGCCTTGAACCCTAAGGTGGTGACTGTTGCTGAAAGGGAAGCCAACCACAACCACCCTCTCTTCTTGCAGAGGTTCCTGGAGGCCTTAGATCACTACACAGCTCTCTTTGACTCCCTAGAGGCAACCCTGCCACCAAACAGCAGGGAGAGACTGGCAGTTGAGCAGATATGGTTTGGGAGAGAGATAATGGACATAGTAGCAGCAGAgggagaaggaagaagagaaaggcATCAGAGATTTGAGACTTGGGAAATGATGCTGAAGAGTGTAGGGTTTATCAAAGTTCCATTGAGTCCCTTTGCACTTTCGCAGGCCAAGCTCTTGCTAAGGCTCCATTATCCTTCTGATGGCTATCAGCTTCAGATTCTCAACAATTCTTTCTTCTTAGGCTGGCGGAATCATTCCCTCTTCTCTGTCTCCTCCTGGAATTAG
- the LOC7464295 gene encoding uncharacterized protein LOC7464295, with protein MEAFYYLVFGALSAVVLGIELSKTTKDRINTSPAFNSFKNNYLVVYSLMMAGDWLQGPYVYFLYTTYGFGKGDIGQLFIAGFGSSMLFGTIVGSLADKQGRRRACVTYCITYILSCITKHSPQYRILMIGRILGGIATSLLFSSFESWLVAEHNKRGFEQQWLSLTFSKAIFLGNGLVAILSGLFGNLLVDTFQLGPVAPFDAAACFLAIGMAIIMSSWSENYGDPSENKDLLAQFRGAAVAIASDEKIALLGAIQSLFEGSMYTFVFLWTPALSPNDEEIPHGFIFATFMLASMLGSSLASRLMARSSPRVESYMQIVFVVSSASLLLPIVSSFLVPPPKEKAEGISFSSCLQILGFCTFEACVGIFWPSIMKMRSQYIPEEARSTIMNFFRIPLNIFVCIVLYNVNAFPITIMFGMCSIFLFVASILQRRLMMIADKTKTEERSMKERDTEAEPLNI; from the exons atggaaGCTTTTTACTATTTGGTTTTTGGGGCATTAAGTGCTGTAGTTTTAGGAATTGAGCTAAGCAAGACAACAAAAGATCGAATCAATACATCTCCTGCTTTCAATTCTTTCAAGAACAATTACCTTGTTGTTTACTCTCTTATGATGG CTGGTGATTGGTTGCAAGGTCCATATGTTTACTTCCTTTACACTACATACGGCTTTGGGAAAGGGGATATTGGGCAGCTGTTTATTGCTGGTTTCGGGTCCTCCATGCTGTTTGGGACAATTGTTGGATCGTTGGCTGATAAACA GGGTCGAAGGAGGGCATGTGTGACTTATTGCATTACCTATATACTGAGCTGCATTACCAAGCATTCTCCTCAGTACAGAATTTTAATGATAGGCCGTATCTTGGGAGGTATCGCCACTTCTctcttattttcatcatttgagTCATGGCTGGTTGCGGAACACAATAAG AGGGGCTTTGAGCAACAATGGCTATCACTGACATTTTCAAAGGCGATTTTTCTGGGAAATGGTCTTGTGGCAATTTTGTCTGGATTGTTTGGAAACCTTCTTGTAGATACATTTCAACTTGGTCCTGTGGCTCCTTTTGATGCTGCTGCATGCTTTCTTGCAATTGGAATGGCTATTATTATGTCATCATGGTCAGAGAACTATGGAGATCCTTCAGAGAACAAGGACTTGCTTGCCCAATTTAGGGGTGCTGCTGTGGCCATTGCTTCTG ATGAAAAAATTGCTTTGCTGGGTGCCATTCAGTCTCTGTTTGAAGGTTCTATGTATACCTTTGTGTTCCTTTGGACACCAGCTTTGAGCCCAAATGATGAAGAGATTCCTCACGGATTTATTTTTGCTACATTCATGTTGGCCTCAATGTTGGGAAGCTCTCTTGCATCTCGGTTGATGGCCCGCTCATCACCCAGAGTAGAGAGCTACATGcagattgtttttgttgtttcatcAGCCTCTCTTTTGCTTCCTATTGTATCCAGT TTCTTAGTGCCGCCACCTAAAGAGAAAGCTGAAGGCATCTCATTCTCAAGCTGTCTCCAGATACTCGGCTTCTGTACCTTTGAGGCTTGTGTAGGGATATTCTGGCCTTCCATTATGAAGATGAGGTCCCAATACATTCCTGAGGAGGCCAGGAGCACCATTATGAACTTCTTCCGCATTCCACTCAATATCTTTGTGTGCATTGTTCTGTACAAT GTTAATGCTTTCCCTATCACCATTATGTTCGGCATGTGCTCGATTTTCCTCTTTGTGGCATCCATCTTGCAGAGGAGGCTCATGATGATTGCGGACAAGACAA AGACAGAAGAGCGGTCGATGAAGGAAAGGGATACCGAGGCAGAGCCTCTAAACATCTGA